CATGCCGACGAGCAGGACAATGGCCGGAACAGCGATCACGAGGATTCTACTTTTTCTCATTGCTCACTCCCTCCATTTCCATCTTGAGCTGGAACCGGTCCATGTTCTGGCGGGCGTCTCTGAAGGTAGGCGAGGCGAACTCGACCTTCCTGAAGTACTTCGATGCCTCGAGCTTCGGTATGAGGACCGTCGCCGAGGGAGCGTACCCCTCGATATTGACCTGCGTGTCGTTGATGCGCACTCTCGTAAGCCAGACCGGCGCGGGGAGCACGGTCGTCAGCTCCTTGATGAGGTTCACATACAGGGGCCTGCCGCTCTTGAAGCTCTCGACGAGCGCCGCCCCGCTGCTCACCGCCTCTATCTCCTTCTTCAGCTTCTCGACTTTGGCGACCTCGTCTTTCCTGAGGGCGATCTGGCGCTCTATCTCCTTGAGACGCTGGGTCTCGATGTTGATCGGAATGACGAGATAGACGCCGATCAGGGCGACGATGACGAGGCCGAGCAGCGCGGTGAGCCATAGCGGCGTCTTCGCGCCCTCCCGTGCCCCCCTGCTCAGCAGGTTCAGCCCTTTCGCCTCGGGCCAGAGCTGGTCGAGCGCGCCGCCGACAAGCCCCGGAGAGAGCTCCTTGAAGTCGGTGATGCCGCTCATCTTCTTATCGACCTCATCGATAATGCTGACAGGATACCTGCCCCTTTGCCGCAGCATCTCCTTGAGGACCGAAGTCCTGCCGCTGAAGGAGAGAAACACCGGCGGAGCGCCGTTCTGCCCTCCGGCGAGGCCCGCGAGGCTCCCTATCTGCGCTTCGATAGCCGCCGCTCTCTGGTGGTCGTCGCCTTCGGGAAAATCGGACGATACAACGCCGGCGAGGGCGCCGTCGTTCACCGCGCCGCCCTTGCAGCCTCTCTCGCCGACCGCCAGGAAGACAAAGTGCCGGCTGCCCGAAATATAGCGGCAGAGCGCGGCCATCCCCGAGAGATCGAAGGTGATGCGCACGGTCTCGAGGCCCGCCTCC
This is a stretch of genomic DNA from Nitrospirota bacterium. It encodes these proteins:
- a CDS encoding PilN domain-containing protein produces the protein MEGTVVISRMSAAAAAAAARLKAIGAPAWKVLTFSPAHDAVASASCLCIEIERGHITALYATRFLSRYRLQGYKRYRFAEDHYPTPEEAASTVALAMRDLNIRKTGIVLSLPKSWVVVKSAELPAAAAENLTDVISYELDRFTPFSADEAVYDFVPFARDKEKVTLMVAAAKAGAVEAYRTALKEAGLETVRITFDLSGMAALCRYISGSRHFVFLAVGERGCKGGAVNDGALAGVVSSDFPEGDDHQRAAAIEAQIGSLAGLAGGQNGAPPVFLSFSGRTSVLKEMLRQRGRYPVSIIDEVDKKMSGITDFKELSPGLVGGALDQLWPEAKGLNLLSRGAREGAKTPLWLTALLGLVIVALIGVYLVIPINIETQRLKEIERQIALRKDEVAKVEKLKKEIEAVSSGAALVESFKSGRPLYVNLIKELTTVLPAPVWLTRVRINDTQVNIEGYAPSATVLIPKLEASKYFRKVEFASPTFRDARQNMDRFQLKMEMEGVSNEKK